TTCAGCATGTAGCCTACTGAAAGTGATTTTTCACTAACAAATTTTATGATTGATTCAAaaggaattattatttattttagtgaACTTGCCTCCGGTAATCGATTCCATATTATACTTATAATAAGTATCAAGTAATGACACCAAAAAGATTGAAATCTGAAATAATAAGTAGTGACGAGTGACCTACAAACTATGAGAGttatcaaatcaatatttataacaTTTTCCAATGGAGGAAAATAGGTTACGACATAACCTCGAGAGCAGTGGCGTATCCAAGGGGGATATGGGAATGTATACCCCATATTTTTATCCCACAATTTTATCCCCCCCCAAACCAATGTAGGTTTGAACACATCAAGTAAAAATCAtgtaaattggaaaaaatgtcaatcaAGTTAAAGCTAAGCCTGGACACATCCCcctaatatttgaaataaaaatgttttatcccCCCCCCCCTTAAAACAATGTAAGTTTGAAAACTCAAGTAGAAATCATGTAAATGTGAAAAAATTGTTAATCATGTTAAAACTATGCCTATAAAGTTGGTTGAAATAGTGCTTTATTGGAGCCAAAATTTAAGCATTCTGGCTTCTTATCTAATAATGAATAGACCTTCTACAaaatcactattttttcaaacaattgaatgaccaataaaattctactccattttccattctatttgttatttaatcGAAAAACCCATAGGCCTATGAGATTTTCAAGGAAACATCAAAATAATAAGTGGTCTACTGATCACCAAAAATCTTGAATGGAATGTttgttttcaagtggaaattgcGTAAAATCGCACCAAATTGAAGgtatattttcaacattttccggGGGGGGCCGGACCCCCTCTGGTGGGGATGATTCCATACCTCCCACACCCCCGGTGTCACCCTCAAAGTCTATGTACTTTCTACTCCAATGTTATGATCACCCCCCGAAATTTTTTTCTGGATACGCCACTGCTCGAGAGATttcgatttttgataaaaaatattatattgattataatattaatgatattgaGCTTCACAAAGATGATAGATatttaatacatcaataaataaactgcAGAGGAGTGATCAATTGAGAAATTTGTAGGTTTCTTTCCATGTTTATCAACTAATTAAtgatttctattggattgagACGTAACAAATGTCAATATGAGAATGCTGTACAGCACAGCTTAGTTGGGAGCGTTTAACAGCTCAGAAATCCAGAGAGAAAAGTGATCCTTTGCAGAGAAGACCTCAACTACCGGCCTCTCAGCTGCACCTCACCccttctcacactctctcactcactctttcgcTGGCCTCCCTCATCCCATCTCACTCACTCTCGTCCTCTCTCGCTCTCTTTGCGGTGTGGCCTCCAACCATAAATACTCGTACTTTCTCCTTCCACATTGTTGGAAATAATCGAAAATTTATGGCCCTTAGACTCTGCACTTCGATTCCATTGTTGATAGATAATTTATGGCGCTGCATCTTTTGAGTAGCCACCACTGAGTCTGGCTCCGATCTATGATCGACTCGTAAGCATGCTTTCTGCTCATCTCCTTATTTCTCCACTCAACATTCGAGTGGAATCTCTTGAAAAGGCAACAAAAATGATAAACTCAAGATGATTTTGggatctaaaataatctagcaatTGCAAAATATTGTCGAACAAGaaagttatagtgaggtccacgttataatgacagtggagaaagaaaggagaacagCATTGCCCATTTTATGCCTTGTCACTACCTTCTTTAGACCTGTATGTCTGATGTAgtgtattaactgttcattcttgttgaaaaataatcaatcatattcgtcaaggaaatatattttccaatgctgtaataacaaattttcatgattgagataacaGATTATGTTAATCGAtcatattcctacattgttaaaaaccaatctggcaacgttacgGCGCTAGTAGAGGATAGCATTACATGCTTTGACGAATGaaagataaggatagcaacaccctTGTTAATtcaatactgccattacaacatggacctcactatagaatcttGCAACTCTCGCAAACGCCCACAACATATTTTTGATGTTTGAAAATTACGAATAATAATGGTGTGTAATTCTTATCCTCATTGATGACGTTGACATTTCCATAGACCCTCTCAACAATACTTGATTTTTATGAATGTCAgtgataaattgagaaaaattattagACAACAATCATTATTGTCTTAACGAAAGTAATACTACTTATTTAGCGCGTCTAAACAAACCCCCGGAGCTCAAAAAACTGAACTCGACTGAACCGATGGTGAGCAGAATAGTAACTTTTTGTTTGGAGTTAATTTTGCTGGAGATCTGTCTGAGAATTTCTTCAAGTGATCCATCACACGGTGATTAACGATCACCTTCCTGTCCGTAACAGGGAAAAGAGTGCGTGCCCGCTAGCGTCCAAGAGCAATGCAAACATTCTTGAGATGTATTCTGTAAGAATAACGGTAATATAATACCTTGGAATATTGATTTTCAGTTCTAAGATGATTCAGTTATAACCAAATTGGAGAAAAAGAGATAAATACATGTTTGATATGAAATCGCAGCAATCAAATCGTCAAAACTTTGACAAAATTCTTTAAAAGCtcaactttaatttttttaatcatcGTTTCTACAGGAAAACACCGTTTTTAGTAGACTTTTTCTACGGGCTGAGAAGCGGTTACAATAAGACAGATcgtattatcattatcatcaccctcaattttcatttcaaaagagAAAATCTATAGGAGAAACAATGCATAAACCTAACTGAGATGAGGTGGATGATAATTACCTATTACACCACAAGCACCAATATTTCGATAACTTTTGGATCATCTGAGGATTCTACCGGAACAAATTGGGACGTATTTCTCAAACTTTGTTTGTTGAACAATAGAACTATAAGTACATAGAAATAATTTGGAACATGCAAAACAGCAGAATCTAATAATAAGCGATCGAAGAGAAGCATTTTTCAACTCACCGTTTTTATATGTTATGAAATCCAATATTTTCTCTCAATAAATCACCTAGATAGACTGATACCACCAAATCAagcaaataactattttaactACAGACTCTCAACTTCACAAGGTTTTCGACCTCACAAGGAATTAACTTAAGAAAAATCACTCCTACAACGAGATCTGATCCTCTTTTGGTACAGTTTTCACGTTTGTGattgtcaaattttgaataGAACTACGTATATTTTCATTCGAAatgtttttttgtttgtttcagaCACTGCCCTCCTGGCTTCGTGTGTTTGCGTGTGGGTGAAAACCCGAACCACGGGTATACAAGCTTTGATAACTTCCTTTGGTCTATGCTGACCACCTTTCAACTAATTACCCTCGACTATTGGGAAAACGTTTATAACATGGTGAGTTTTCATGATTCTACGCAAACTGTATTCTGCTAAACGAATACTAGTGGAAAATCccatattctcatatttattatCTCAATAGATATTGAAGATATAATCTCATCATTTTTATGGAAACTTTCTTGAATCCAAGTTGAAAAACCATTCGAGGAATTGAATATTAAGAACTTTATCACATCTAACGATTTATAAAATGTATGTTTCTGTGACTCGTGACGTGGCTTTACATTATCTTAATTCtgagttttgtttcaattactCATGTCGAATATTCACCAATTTCTCGTTATTTTAGCTTAGTCATTTTGACAATGTCAAGTCTTTTTTTTCTGCATGGATGGATAAGTACCATAATTCTTAATCCACTGCTAAACAGTGAACCTGATGgactaaattaaattttgaggaATCCTTGGGAACCATGGCAGCTGTATTGACAGTGGATCGTATCATCCAATGACTATACAGTCAACAAATAGCCTATTATAGAGTCAAAATAAATACTACAAAGTCAAGAAATTCTTTAAAGTCAATAAAAACTGGAAAGTAATATTTATTTCTGTCCAAATGGAATGATAATGGTTTTGTGATGAGAGAAATTACTTGTTTGTTTCAGGTCCTGGCGTCATGTGGACCACTTAGTGTAGTCTTTTTTACTGTAGTAGTATTCTTTGGCTCattctatttaatcaatttaatgttggCTGTGGTAGCATTAAGTTATGAAGAAGAAGCTGAAATAACGCAAGAGGTGAGTGATCAATTTTTTAACTATATTTGCTTTCATTGCACCATATCTTGATAATGATGAACACTATTCGAACAGCTATTATCCACAATacctcaatttgaatttatttctacctaataatcaataatcattaaCTCGAACTTACTCCATTAATATTTGTTAACAATTTGAATTCACTTAATATAaactcaaattcaattattgttgaaaggGAAATCCATTTCAACTTGaacttattcaaattaatagttAACAATATGAATTCACTTGATATAAActttatcattcaattatttataaaaggGAAAATCCATTTTATTCTCTTTGAAAACAGATAACTTGTTCCATTCAATTGAGAAACTTCAGAAACTCATATTTTTCTACGTTGAACAACACTTGGAATTTATAATATCCTATTGTCAGTTCTGAATATAATACTGCCAGTTGAAAAGATAAAAGCCATTTCCAACTCAATATAGTGGTTGATGAATTTTTGGATGGAGTTCCATCTTTTGAGCATTGTCACTGAAAATAGCCAgagtaaatattattgaatttatttcacaGATTTGTTTTCGTTTACGCGACCAAAACCGACAACCGAAGAAGAATATCATTGCTGATTGTTTAGATTTCAGAGATCTTCATTCTGATAGAAAATCTGTGAATGCTTTCACAAGAAATACCAATGATTCTCTATCGATCATTGGTCGAGgtagaaaaaattgaaacttacaTTTAAGTTGGATCCCTACATATCAGTAACAGTGAAAGTATTATTCCTAAGATCTAATTCATACTTGTTTGGTCGTGCTGAGTGGGAATACATTGCTGTAGTTCCATTAGAACTTAtgaggaaaatattattcacagtGTACCGTTCACTTTCACTGAAATATGTGGGATGGATTTATGTAATCCAGTCAGGAAAAGCTCAGGCTACTAAAATACCacacatttttcaactttctgTGTTTGTGGTGGTGATGTGGTGAAACTACTAGTCAATGTAGTCAAAACAGTGGCTTCACtaaagattgataatggtgtaacaaccgaaactataTTAACTCAAATTGTCTTAACTCGTCACAATCGAAACCAGTGGTTTTGACAACATCAAGTCGTTTCCATTTGATACATACAGTATTCATCATTATTGTGAAGTGACAGAATAGAAATAATGTCGAGTTGTCAAGGATATCTTTTATGTTGACCACACTTTATGAAAGATCCAATGTACCGTATCTCATCTCTCATGCGAGATGTATGATGTGAAATATATTCGAAGCATCCATTCCATAGGAAAGGAGAAAAGACTTGACGGATCACCGCGATGACTCGACGTTCAGCTTCGATCCGTCGCGAATCCCCGTGAAACAGCTGGACAAGAAGAACAGGCGGAAGATAGACGCGCGGAAGGGTGTGCTGCTTTCGTCATACACGCGGAAAAAGACGCGTCGAAGAAAGCGACGCGGCGCCGTCTCCGGAGAGGGCAACGGAAGTCGCTCAGTGTCACCGTCACCCCGCCACAGCTATGTGGAGCCGCCTCTCGCTTCACCGCCCCCGCCTCCACCACCAGTTCCGCCTCCGCTGCCCCCAGCAAACCCCGACACCCTGCATCCTTTAGGTGAGTATTTCATAAATTAAAATTCACTATGGATTTTGTATTGTGTAATTGATGCCACCAATTAGTCACTTACAATATCATTTATAGTGAAGTCAacgctattcaattcaattcaattcaattcaatttatttccacatgaaattacaaatttgtaaatatagTTAAGTTACAATAAAGcaataaatataaagataaattactttactattttatttaaacttgcaacattattgaaaagtggaatcccCCAAGAAGACTATACATCTGTGAATGGGGGAGAGTTCCTATGAGCAAGAATATaacaaaaagtaaattaagtttgaaatagttataagcaaaataatatacattcatAATACTAAGTTAACCTAACTTATATGCTAGTATGATAGAGTGCAATCTACAGACTATTGCACTTCCCTACCACTGTTTTTGTGACCATTTGTGAAGAGTGCTTAAATGGAAAGAAAGAGCTAAAAAAAAAGAGCAAGAGGACTCAAGACTGtgacaatttatttatcaaattgtagagatttaagaAGCATAGGAATGAAGTAAGCCCTCGGTTCCAGCCCAACCTATGCCAATCAACCATTTAAACAGCTTCCTTTTATACACCACATCTCTGCAGCTCTCAGCCTCCCTGATATCATTGGGCAAGTTTCTATAGACGATTTGTGCTAGATAGTGAGAAGACCTAAGTTCTATTCCGTGATATAATTGAGGTGTTGAATATCCATGGTTATTTCTGTGTCGAGTTTGATAGTTATGTTGAATATTGCTGAGTAGTTCTATTTTGTGTTTCCTGATATATGTGAGAAGTGTTTTAATATACAGTTGTCTTAAATTGAGCACAGGGAAGTCCGAGAACAACAGCGACGTGGGATATCTGGGTTCTTttttaagaattttttttataatggtGCGCTGGGTAACCGAGAGAGGCTCCAGGCTAGCAGATGACACCCCTCCCCAGACAATGATACCATACTGTAACACTGACTGTGCATAAGCATGGTATACTCTTTTACTTAATCTGGTATCAAGTACTTGGCTCAACTGAGATAGACCATACAGCATCCGTCGTAGCCTTTGCTTGACACACTGCATATGTGGTGCCCAACTCAGCTGATGGTCAAAAATGACCCCCAGATATTTATATTGATCCACTCTGTCAATTACCCCGCAAGCACATGATAAAGATCCAACATCCCCACATGAGTGCATTTTCACCTGTCTCAGCCCTGGGTCTTGTTGGTTTCTTGTAACAACTGGCAAGTACTTGGTTTTGCCAAGATTCACAGTGAGGTTATTATGGTCAaaccagttttttattttggaaaGATCTTTAGTGGCATTTTCATAAACTTCTTCCCATTCCCTACCTGTAGAAATAACcactgtatcgtcagcaaataGGAATATCCTGCTTGTAGTATTGAGccaggaaatattattaatatatatcaaGAACAGTACTGGACCCAGCGTACTACCTTGAATGACGCCATAGTCTACACCATTCCTATCACTGTCTTCACCATCAATCTGAACAAATTGTTGGCGttcacaaaaataacttttgaaccacTGGAGAGAAGTGTCCCTAACTCCAATAGCTTCAAGTTTATTAAGAAGCTTGTCTCTATCTACTGAATCAAACGCCTTAGCCAGGTCCAGGAATGTCATGataactttatttttaattttaactgACTCTATTATGTATTTGTTTACCTGAAATAATGCATCATTGGTGTTTTTATCTTTTTGGAAGCCGTATTGGTTATGTGCTAGAAtgttattttctttcaaatattccATTAACTGTATTttaatgcatttttcaatgatctttgaCAGAGTAGATAACAGAGAAATGGGTCTATAGTTTGTAGGTTCGTTTTTGGGTCCTGATTTGTGGATTGGAATGATCTTCGCTATTTTTAGGTATTCTGGGAACTGTCCTGTCTGAATGCTAAGATTCACTATGTGGTGTATTGGGTTTATTAGTGTATGAAGGCTGTCTTTAATTATCCGTGTTGGAATACAGTCATACCCGGGAGCACTCCTGCCTTTGAGGCTATTAATTACATTTGATAATTCCTCTTTTGTCACCTCTTTCAATTTGAAGGCAGCATCAACCACGTACTCTTGATCTCTGATCTCTGATTGCCCTACTGGATTCAAGGAGCTAGTGAGTAGGGACCCAACTGATGTGAAATACTGATTAAAAGTATTCCCAATGTCCTTAATGTTAGGTTTTGAAGTAGGATCTCCTCTTTGGGCAAATGCGTCgattaatggcagtattcgattaatattggtgttgctatccttgtctatcatttgacaaagcagataaggCTAGCTTtctctagctccacaacgttgccagatcggtttttaacaatgtggaagtataattaattgacaaaatattcaatctcaattatgaaaatgtaataCTCAATCATAGAAAAATACATTGTCTTGACAAATATAATGTATcttttatttcaaacaagaatgaacaggttaaattacatcagatatatcggtatcagcattgagatatcaatgtgtggTTTTCgctattcattttctcttgcaACTgtgtatcaaaatcatgtatcacgtgaccaccttctcatagaaaaaaatgaatttcgaTTAATATGAGGGACAAAGAGGTTGACTGTCAAATTATTCCTGTAAACGAAATATTCAGCAGTGCAGTCTCCATAATTTTCACCTACTCTGTATCATTAAAAGTTGCAAGTTTCAAAgatcacaacacaactgttcatgagcgagttcctCAACTCAGGGCGTCACCAGGTATGATATTTAATGAAATGGTATACTATTATTAGAATatcattatcaaataaaatgacttttttGGGTAGTTGCACATAAACGAATATAGTGTAGCTGTTCGCTGCCAGTATCAGCTCCAGTCAAAGTGCTCGGTAGCCATCATCAcgaagaacgttacattcaaagaacttaTTGAATGGAACGGAAGAAACCGTTCATGCGCTTGCGCATTATGGTGCTGTGTGAGACCAAGATACCGTGTGTGGTTAGTGTTTTGACGTTTGTGTTGCAAgcttgaggttatgaaaacatagattgaaaaataagattAGATTTAGATTGGAACTTGAAAagcaatttccaattttagaTTTGAATAGTGTATTGTAATTCTAACTTTTTGGTGATGACAAAAAGTGATTTGTTTTGCAATTAAGTATACCATTAGAATAGAAACTGACTGAAAAGGTGATTTATGGGTTAGCGCCATAGCAACAAATAGTTTTCTGTTTAGTTTTGCATTAATTACAGTTAcgataatacaaataaaaatatacaactCTGCGTAAGTGTAGATCGGTAAAAGTGACTATCTATTCTAAAAGTGGCAATTCTACCTATCGttaaattttttgttgcaattGATTTGCGATCAATGGACAGAACAATTTATTTGTGTTGAGGGAGTTGAGACAGATTGAGATTGTCTATTCCAAGTCAACTTTCCATTTAATATCTTTACCGCGCCTTTGAAGTGAATTACTTCTCTAAATTTCAGTTTTTCATAGCCTAAAGACACTCTCCATTACCCTTTTGACATCAGTCAAATGTTTACGTTTGTCAACATTGGGGTTTACATGTAAAAATTGGAATAatgtcttgaaaaaaaaatgtgattCCTAAATTCATTGATTACTTCTACTATTATAATCATTGTACTTGTAATTCTATTGAACATTTGTTTTTTGTGGGGTGGCTGAAAAATGTCTGTTGACAAGAACAGTTCAGAAATGGATttctctgatgatgatgattgtggCTACGAGGATTATTACAACACTGGGGAGGACTGTGATGTAGAGCAAATAGATCCATACAAAACCGACCCGGAGTACTTCGCTTTTGATTGTCTAAATGTTGAGCAAGTTGAGAGATTGCTAAATGAAAGCGTCGAGATGCTCAGCAATAATTTGCAGATCACTCCCTCGTTGGCAAAAATGTTGCTGCACAGTCACGAGTGGGGCTGCCTGACGGTAACGGCCGAATACAGGCGTGATGCGGAACGATTGCTTGTCACTTCGTGTGTCAAGCCTCCTGTTCCCCCAGACACATCAAAAAGCTCAACCAGTGCTGGCATGAAAATTTCCTGCCCCGTTTGTGTGTCTTCGATTTTCTTTGACAAATTTAGCAGTTTATGTTGTGGACATTCTTTCTGTAACATGTGCTGGGCTATTCACTTCGAGGTGCAGATTAAGACCGGCATTTCAACGGGTATCTCTTGTATGGCCAAAGATTGTGAGGTTCTAGCTCCTGAGGACTTTGTATTGACACTTCTTACAAAACCACAGCTTCGGGACAAGTATCAACAATTCGCGTTCAGGGATTATGTGAAATCACATCCTCAACTAAGATTCTGTCCTGGTCCAAACTGCCAAATTGTACTCAGATCCAAAGAGCCGAAAGCTAAGCGGGCGATATGCTCCTATTGTAAAACTTCGTTTTGTTTCCGATGTGGGGGAGATTACCATGCGCCGACCGACTGCAATACCATTAGAAAATGGCTGAACAAATGCGTAGACGACAGCGAAACGGCTAACTACATTAGTGCACATACTAAAGATTGCCCACGTTGTCACATatgtattgagaaaaatggtggcTGTAATCACATGCATTGCTACAATTGCAAGCACGAATTCTGTTGGATGTGTCTGGGAGACTGGAAGTGTCATGATCCAGAATATTACGCGTGCTCTAGATATAAGGAAAATCCGAATATCGCCAATGAATCGGCCCATACCCAAGCCAGGGAGGCATTAAAAAAGTATCTTCACTATTACGAAAGGTGGGAAAACCATTGTAAGAGTTTGCAACTTGAGGAACAGActgtaacaaaaataaaaagtagAATAAACATGAAAGTGATGAACTCATCTGGAACATGGATTGACTGGCAATATCTAATTGATGCTGCTGCTTTGTTAGCCAAGTGCAGATACACCCTCCAATACACCTATCCTTACGCCTATTTCATGGAGCCAGGACCCAGGAAAGAACTGTTCGAATACCAGCAAGCGCAACTGGAagcagaaatagaaaatttgtctTGGGAAATAGAACGAGCCGAAAGCACTGACAGGGGAGACCTGGAAAACCAAATAGATATAACTGAAAAGCGGAGAACAACACTACTCAAAGACTTCCTTGAGATATGACTAGATCATCTCATCAACGCTGCCATCTCTCCAGGTATCATTGATTGTGAAATATAATTCCAGTTATAGTAACAAAGTAGGCCTATCTATTGGCTCTAACATACCGGTATTCTAACTCAAGTAAAAGTGAGTTATAGTACATAAATGCCGTACATTGCTAGAGCTGAAATCCGTTGACGCGTATCTCGTATATTGTTTAAGTCTATTTATCATTCCAGTCATAAACAACTTAGCCTATACATTTCTTCTAGTTTCATTGATTGGAAAATCagaatttctgaaaatcttaaaaaattatttgaatttttatacaGTTAGTTCTTCATCACAGAAATCATGTCTTAAAATTCTCTGATTCACTGTAATATAATGTCAAGAAGTAGTCTATAGCGTCTAGCTCCAATACTATATAActcatttatttgttcatttaaaAACTCTAAATAATTTGTCTTTCCAATAGATGTTCCAGTAGACCCTTATTTAAGAAACACAACCTTCCTACTGCTATTTATATATTGGAACTGGCTCTTTTTGTTTTTAGGAATAGAAATCTTTGTGATCAGGGACGGGTGACGCATGCATATAGTACACGTTTTAGAGGCCTTATCTACACCCAAATCATAGACTCACGTTACTTGAAAAAGACccatattctttatttattctttcttacaatgaagcacagactggtagagaaaaactaagaatagcctaccttgtactatttctctcccaaatttaggtaacattaaaagtccgaaatgaggttatgtcttctagatttccacaaaattttctgaccaaaaatatttatacaaaccatTCTTTTTAATTTGGatcttccaaatttcaaaataataataatttataacactcagttattttgaaaatcgagaatattcacttattagagaaattttcaaacacgaaatttaattttatattacatagggataaatattttcaatgcttTGCCACATAGAATTAAAGACAATGCTGTGCTACCCATGATTGTTTCCAAGAAAGCCTTAAATATAGTCTCTTAAATATTTGCCAATATAAAATTGaggaattttttgaaaaaaatcttcaCTGAAGCTTAATGTATCATGCAATATGTATTAGCATCTAGTCATTGTTTCCATTTATATATAAGTTGACGTTTCATACATCACTAGAGCTTTACTCTATCAAGtgatttcatgtgaaaattgtgtaataagtgataaataataataataagttcaaGAATTTATTAAACCAGTTTCTCTATTCTCTCCTAATAGAATTTTCATGGGTGCTTGAAGACAAAACAGCTTGAAACAGCGATGAACATTAACACTCACTAAAGGCACAAACATTAAGTGCCTACACAACTCCAGACTCCAGTTGGCTGTAAACTTTTTATAGTGCAGTGCCCGGTGTGATTGTTGAATAGATCTTGTATGCTGCACTTGCATTGAAGCAATCTTTGTGTAATTATTTGTAAacattaaatataattttcactatgtAACCAAGTTTTATATATAGGCTACACTGAAATgaaatcttcatattatttgCGAAAggtttttttcaatgatttaaaatTGAAACTGGAACACCTCCATATCACTAATTGGTACTTGACTTacattctttttcttcctttgGTTCCTTCTTTCGAAGGTTGGAAATTATCACTGCGACTCTCACTTTATTACTTGCAGCCCGGAAAAGTTAttttgagttgcagccataTCAATGACTCATATTACTCACTCATAATTGTCATTTAATTTTATGCATCAATATTTGCAGGTC
The sequence above is drawn from the Nilaparvata lugens isolate BPH chromosome 2, ASM1435652v1, whole genome shotgun sequence genome and encodes:
- the LOC120349808 gene encoding potential E3 ubiquitin-protein ligase ariadne-2-like, which translates into the protein MSVDKNSSEMDFSDDDDCGYEDYYNTGEDCDVEQIDPYKTDPEYFAFDCLNVEQVERLLNESVEMLSNNLQITPSLAKMLLHSHEWGCLTVTAEYRRDAERLLVTSCVKPPVPPDTSKSSTSAGMKISCPVCVSSIFFDKFSSLCCGHSFCNMCWAIHFEVQIKTGISTGISCMAKDCEVLAPEDFVLTLLTKPQLRDKYQQFAFRDYVKSHPQLRFCPGPNCQIVLRSKEPKAKRAICSYCKTSFCFRCGGDYHAPTDCNTIRKWLNKCVDDSETANYISAHTKDCPRCHICIEKNGGCNHMHCYNCKHEFCWMCLGDWKCHDPEYYACSRYKENPNIANESAHTQAREALKKYLHYYERWENHCKSLQLEEQTVTKIKSRINMKVMNSSGTWIDWQYLIDAAALLAKCRYTLQYTYPYAYFMEPGPRKELFEYQQAQLEAEIENLSWEIERAESTDRGDLENQIDITEKRRTTLLKDFLEI